One segment of Actinomyces sp. 432 DNA contains the following:
- a CDS encoding fumarate reductase/succinate dehydrogenase flavoprotein subunit — translation MSPVPPPVDNLYDIGPDLDPHLPDCPPQEAWTRRRDEYRLVNPANRRRLTVIVVGTGLAGSGAAATLGRLGYRVECFSLHDLPRRAHSVAAQGGINAARARKVDGDSLNRFVKDSVKGGDYRGREADVVRLGMESVRVIDHMYAIGAPFAREYGGQLATRSFGGVQVSRTYYTRGQTGQQLEVACAQALQEQIDAGSVHMHSRTEMLDLIVADGRAQGIVTRDLLTGDIQAWTAHAVVLATGGYGSVFHYSTLAMASNASATWRAHRRGAAFASACMVQFHPTALPVSSHWQSKTTLMSESLRNDGRIWVPKRAGDDRPPNDIPEEERDYYLERKYPAFGNLTPRDVASRNAREQIESGHGVGPLHNSVYLDFRDALQRLGKPVIAARYGNLFDMYLDATGEDPYEVPMRIAPGAHFTMGGLWVDFDQMSTIPGLFVGGEASNNYHGANRLGANSLLSASVDGWFTLPLSVPNYLAGLVGTSVLADDAPEVTTTLADARSRVERLLAVGGTHRPVWFHRRLGEILYADCGVSRSDAGLRHGLEQVRELRQDFWADVKIVGGPQRLNQELEKALRVADFLELAEVMILDALDRRESAGAHFREEYATAEGEAKRDDADWCTVSAWLTDASGRHTRRSEPLSFSLVPMQVRDYR, via the coding sequence GCCCCGTACCGCCCCCGGTCGACAACCTCTACGACATCGGCCCCGACCTGGACCCGCACCTGCCGGACTGCCCCCCGCAAGAGGCTTGGACGCGCCGGCGCGACGAGTACCGGCTGGTCAACCCGGCCAACCGGCGGCGCCTGACCGTGATCGTCGTCGGCACGGGCCTGGCCGGCAGCGGGGCCGCCGCCACCCTGGGACGCCTTGGCTACCGGGTGGAGTGCTTCAGCCTGCACGACCTGCCCCGCCGGGCCCACTCCGTGGCCGCACAGGGCGGCATCAACGCCGCGCGCGCCCGCAAGGTGGACGGCGACTCCCTGAACCGCTTCGTGAAGGACTCCGTCAAGGGCGGCGACTACCGCGGCCGCGAGGCCGATGTGGTGCGCCTGGGGATGGAGTCGGTGCGGGTCATCGACCACATGTACGCCATCGGCGCCCCCTTCGCCCGCGAGTACGGCGGCCAGCTGGCCACCCGTTCCTTCGGCGGCGTGCAGGTCTCCCGCACCTACTACACGCGCGGGCAGACCGGCCAGCAGCTGGAGGTCGCCTGCGCCCAGGCACTGCAGGAGCAGATCGACGCCGGAAGCGTGCACATGCACTCGCGCACCGAGATGCTGGACCTGATAGTCGCCGACGGCCGCGCCCAGGGCATCGTCACCCGCGACCTGCTCACCGGTGACATCCAGGCGTGGACGGCGCACGCCGTCGTCCTGGCCACCGGCGGCTACGGCAGCGTCTTCCACTACTCCACCCTGGCGATGGCCTCCAACGCCTCGGCCACCTGGCGGGCCCACCGCCGCGGCGCGGCCTTCGCCTCCGCCTGCATGGTGCAGTTCCACCCCACTGCCCTGCCGGTCAGCTCGCACTGGCAGTCCAAGACCACGCTGATGAGCGAGTCGCTGCGCAACGACGGGCGCATCTGGGTGCCCAAGCGGGCCGGGGACGACCGGCCCCCGAACGACATCCCCGAGGAGGAGCGCGACTACTACCTGGAGCGCAAGTACCCGGCCTTCGGCAACCTCACTCCGCGCGACGTCGCCTCCCGCAACGCCCGCGAGCAGATCGAGTCCGGGCACGGCGTCGGCCCGCTGCACAACTCCGTCTACCTGGACTTCCGCGACGCCCTACAGCGCCTGGGCAAGCCGGTGATCGCCGCCCGCTACGGCAACCTGTTCGACATGTACCTGGACGCCACCGGCGAGGACCCCTACGAGGTGCCCATGCGCATCGCCCCGGGCGCCCACTTCACCATGGGCGGCCTGTGGGTGGACTTCGACCAGATGTCCACCATCCCGGGCCTGTTCGTGGGCGGGGAGGCGTCCAACAACTACCACGGCGCCAACCGGCTGGGCGCGAATTCCCTGCTGAGCGCCTCCGTGGACGGCTGGTTCACGCTGCCGCTGTCGGTGCCGAACTACCTGGCCGGACTGGTGGGCACCAGCGTGCTCGCCGACGACGCCCCGGAGGTGACCACCACCCTCGCCGACGCCCGCTCCAGGGTGGAGCGGCTGCTGGCGGTGGGCGGCACGCACCGGCCCGTCTGGTTCCACCGGCGCCTGGGCGAGATCCTTTACGCCGACTGCGGGGTGAGCCGCTCCGATGCGGGACTGCGCCACGGACTGGAGCAGGTGCGGGAGCTGCGCCAGGACTTCTGGGCGGACGTGAAGATCGTCGGCGGGCCGCAGCGCCTGAACCAGGAGCTGGAGAAGGCGCTGCGCGTGGCCGACTTCCTGGAGCTGGCCGAGGTGATGATCCTGGACGCGCTGGACCGGCGCGAGTCCGCCGGGGCGCACTTCCGGGAGGAGTACGCCACCGCCGAGGGCGAGGCCAAGCGCGACGACGCCGACTGGTGCACCGTGTCCGCCTGGCTGACCGACGCCTCCGGACGGCACACGCGCCGGAGCGAACCCCTGAGCTTCTCGCTGGTACCGATGCAGGTGAGGGATTACCGATGA